The proteins below are encoded in one region of Deinococcus seoulensis:
- a CDS encoding c-type cytochrome codes for MKNTFAVSMTLLLALTLGGSFAAYNIATKPHHEESHSEEGAAVPSEEAPSANSTTTGAAGPAGAQGDAVAANEGGTQGGENGAVAASGEQTTPETPAASTEGTQADSTPGEEGATGQEPTETAAAAEPQGDVAAGEKLYASSNCAACHGANGQGQIGPSLVGADGPKNWTLAQFTTALREGKTPDRELGAVMPRFNETQLTDSDIANMQAFIKTLN; via the coding sequence ATGAAGAACACGTTCGCCGTCTCCATGACGCTGCTGCTGGCCCTGACGCTGGGCGGCTCGTTCGCCGCGTACAACATCGCCACCAAACCCCACCACGAGGAGTCCCACTCGGAGGAGGGCGCGGCGGTTCCCAGCGAGGAGGCGCCCAGCGCCAACAGCACGACGACCGGAGCGGCAGGTCCCGCCGGAGCGCAGGGCGACGCGGTCGCCGCGAACGAGGGCGGCACGCAGGGCGGCGAGAACGGCGCGGTGGCCGCCAGCGGCGAACAGACCACCCCCGAAACCCCGGCCGCCAGCACCGAGGGCACCCAGGCGGACTCGACGCCCGGCGAGGAAGGCGCGACCGGTCAGGAACCCACCGAGACGGCGGCCGCCGCCGAGCCGCAGGGTGACGTGGCCGCCGGTGAGAAACTCTACGCGAGCAGCAACTGCGCCGCCTGCCACGGCGCGAACGGTCAGGGTCAGATCGGCCCGAGCCTCGTGGGGGCCGACGGCCCGAAGAACTGGACGCTGGCGCAGTTCACGACCGCCCTGCGTGAAGGCAAGACCCCGGACCGTGAACTGGGGGCCGTCATGCCGCGCTTCAACGAGACGCAGCTGACCGATTCGGACATCGCGAACATGCAGGCGTTCATCAAGACCCTGAACTGA
- a CDS encoding group III truncated hemoglobin: MTGPPPTGTLLSTSPLPLPGQPGPDLSGWAVQAARPERLAGASGLLLPHDGLPVADVRAHPERWEVLALVTGALRRGVPVLGWGSGAALLGRALGAAVTASGGSAPDRSALPRGAQAHAWAGGQPLHWTVGRAVAWAEAQVPPPVLTSFLAALPGWSDRRPGSPLEEVGGVAAVREVVTAFYVRARADDLLGPVFAAHVEDWPAHLERVTDFWVTLLGGEPGRAAWRGNLNAAHAGLGVRAAHLNRWLALWDETARDLLPADAAALLSARAAVMGERLGRGSRGAGGTSQVGGA, translated from the coding sequence ATGACTGGGCCGCCACCGACCGGGACGCTGCTGTCCACCTCTCCCCTGCCGCTGCCCGGACAGCCCGGGCCGGACCTGAGCGGCTGGGCGGTGCAGGCGGCCCGTCCGGAGCGGCTGGCGGGCGCCTCGGGGTTGCTGCTGCCGCATGACGGTTTGCCGGTCGCGGACGTGCGGGCGCACCCGGAGCGCTGGGAGGTGCTGGCCCTGGTGACGGGCGCGCTGCGGCGGGGCGTGCCGGTGCTGGGGTGGGGGTCGGGCGCGGCGCTGCTGGGGCGGGCGCTGGGCGCAGCCGTCACGGCGTCCGGGGGTTCGGCACCGGACCGCTCTGCCCTGCCGCGCGGCGCGCAGGCGCACGCCTGGGCCGGTGGGCAACCGCTGCACTGGACGGTGGGCCGCGCGGTCGCCTGGGCGGAAGCGCAGGTGCCGCCGCCCGTGCTTACCTCGTTCCTGGCGGCGCTGCCCGGCTGGTCGGACCGGCGGCCCGGTTCACCGCTGGAGGAGGTCGGCGGCGTGGCGGCGGTCAGGGAAGTGGTGACGGCCTTCTACGTGCGGGCGCGGGCCGACGACCTGCTGGGGCCGGTGTTCGCGGCGCACGTGGAGGACTGGCCCGCGCACCTGGAACGCGTGACGGACTTCTGGGTGACGCTGCTGGGCGGCGAGCCGGGCCGGGCCGCGTGGCGCGGGAACCTGAACGCCGCGCACGCGGGCCTGGGCGTGCGGGCCGCGCACCTGAACCGCTGGCTGGCCCTGTGGGACGAGACGGCCCGCGACCTGCTGCCCGCCGACGCGGCGGCGCTGCTGAGCGCGCGGGCGGCCGTCATGGGTGAACGCCTGGGGCGCGGTTCGCGGGGCGCTGGCGGAACTTCTCAGGTGGGCGGCGCGTAG
- a CDS encoding helical backbone metal receptor — translation MPPLRLASLTCSNTDILHALGTTRQLVAVDSHSDAPGLEHATRLGPDLNIDVDALIAARPDLVLASLSVPGMERVVDAVQAAGLPTLILDPVSVPDVLRDIRLIGAATGQPDHAGAVADALERDLAALHRAHARPPRVLVEWWPRPIIAATRDSWVTDLLAGLGAGNALADRAGRSAPLTLDEVRAAQPDLIVCSWCGAKKLRPEVIEARGLGVPVVAIHESGLGRPGPRLLEGARQLRAALDALPGQP, via the coding sequence ATGCCTCCCCTGCGCCTCGCCAGTCTGACGTGCAGCAACACCGACATCCTGCACGCCCTGGGCACGACCCGGCAACTGGTCGCCGTGGACAGCCACAGCGACGCCCCCGGCCTGGAGCACGCCACGCGCCTCGGCCCGGACCTGAACATCGACGTGGACGCCCTGATCGCCGCGCGCCCCGACCTGGTCCTGGCGAGCCTCAGCGTGCCCGGCATGGAACGCGTGGTAGACGCCGTGCAGGCGGCGGGGCTGCCCACCCTGATCCTCGATCCCGTCAGCGTCCCGGACGTGCTGCGGGACATCCGCCTGATCGGCGCCGCCACCGGCCAGCCCGACCACGCGGGCGCCGTGGCCGACGCACTGGAACGCGACCTGGCCGCCCTGCACCGCGCCCACGCCCGCCCGCCGCGCGTGCTGGTCGAGTGGTGGCCCCGGCCCATCATCGCCGCCACCCGCGACTCCTGGGTCACGGACCTGCTGGCCGGACTGGGCGCCGGGAACGCCCTCGCGGACCGCGCGGGCCGCAGCGCGCCCCTGACCCTGGACGAGGTCCGCGCCGCGCAGCCCGACCTGATCGTGTGCTCGTGGTGCGGCGCGAAGAAACTCCGCCCGGAGGTCATTGAGGCGCGCGGCCTGGGCGTGCCGGTCGTCGCCATTCACGAGAGCGGCCTGGGCCGCCCCGGTCCCCGCCTGCTGGAGGGGGCGCGGCAACTGCGCGCGGCGCTGGACGCCCTGCCCGGCCAGCCGTAA
- a CDS encoding S49 family peptidase, with amino-acid sequence MNLKLPFLNSEDSLPGGVTRPTWVVLDLSGPYPERQPGSPLAALLSRTESVEALAAHVQKLRAASWLHGVLVRFGEFTASPASAHAVRGILADLAAEKRVVAYLPQLTMTTLIAASGAGELVAPESAEVNLGGFGVESTFLGEFLKKRGIEFENLRVREYKAALTRFSQDHMDDHNREQLQAYLDGLEAAWANDLAAARGVSPGVAAGWISADFTSAQAALEAGVITKVAYEDELIGPASRPFEAVLDLLTPHRPANAKAGRVAVVPLIGTIITGKSRTNPVPLPLLGGPMAGSDTVVAALRRAKEDKATKAVVLYVNSGGGSALASDLIWREVATCEKPVVVVMGEYAASGGYYVATHARTIVASPYTLTGSIGVVSGKPVMTEFNRRHGLNPERVGRDRALMYSPSRPYTDEERDHVEKGILEVYDRFTARVAEGRNLSRERVNELGRGRIWSGHDALERGLIDELGDLSTGLARARELAGLPHDAPAWNVTPKNHGPLPQFAQEAAQATSVSVWPFGNERVLTWFDQDVRVR; translated from the coding sequence ATGAACCTGAAACTCCCGTTCCTGAACAGCGAGGACTCGTTACCGGGCGGCGTGACCCGGCCCACCTGGGTGGTACTGGACCTGAGCGGCCCGTACCCGGAGCGGCAGCCGGGGAGTCCGCTGGCGGCGCTGCTCAGCCGTACCGAATCGGTCGAGGCGCTCGCGGCGCATGTGCAGAAACTCCGCGCGGCCTCGTGGCTGCACGGCGTGCTGGTGCGTTTCGGGGAGTTCACGGCGTCCCCGGCGTCCGCGCACGCGGTGCGGGGCATCCTGGCGGACCTCGCCGCCGAGAAACGCGTGGTGGCGTACCTGCCGCAGCTGACCATGACCACCCTGATCGCCGCGAGCGGCGCGGGCGAACTGGTCGCGCCGGAATCCGCCGAGGTGAACCTGGGAGGCTTCGGGGTGGAAAGCACCTTCCTGGGCGAGTTCCTGAAGAAACGCGGTATCGAGTTCGAGAACCTGCGCGTCCGCGAGTACAAGGCCGCCCTGACGCGCTTCTCGCAGGATCACATGGACGACCACAACCGCGAGCAGCTTCAGGCGTACCTGGACGGGCTGGAAGCCGCCTGGGCCAACGATCTGGCGGCCGCGCGCGGCGTGAGCCCCGGGGTGGCCGCCGGGTGGATCAGCGCGGACTTCACGAGCGCCCAGGCGGCGCTGGAGGCGGGCGTGATCACCAAGGTCGCCTACGAGGACGAACTGATCGGCCCGGCCTCCCGGCCCTTCGAGGCGGTGCTGGACCTGCTGACCCCGCACCGGCCCGCGAACGCGAAGGCGGGGCGGGTGGCGGTCGTGCCGCTGATCGGCACGATCATCACCGGCAAGAGCCGCACCAACCCCGTTCCGCTGCCGCTGCTGGGCGGCCCGATGGCCGGGTCCGACACGGTCGTGGCGGCGCTGCGCCGCGCGAAGGAGGACAAGGCCACGAAGGCGGTCGTGCTGTACGTGAACAGCGGGGGCGGCAGCGCCCTGGCCAGCGACCTGATCTGGCGCGAGGTCGCCACGTGCGAGAAACCGGTCGTGGTCGTCATGGGCGAGTACGCCGCCTCGGGCGGGTACTACGTCGCCACGCACGCCAGGACCATCGTGGCGTCGCCGTACACCCTGACCGGCTCCATCGGCGTGGTCAGCGGCAAGCCCGTCATGACCGAATTCAACCGCCGTCACGGCCTGAACCCGGAACGGGTGGGCCGCGACCGCGCGCTGATGTACTCGCCGTCCCGTCCGTACACCGACGAGGAACGCGACCACGTCGAGAAGGGCATCCTGGAGGTGTACGACCGCTTCACCGCCCGCGTCGCCGAGGGCCGCAACCTCAGCCGCGAACGCGTGAACGAACTGGGCCGGGGCCGCATCTGGAGCGGGCACGACGCCCTGGAACGCGGCCTGATCGACGAACTCGGGGACCTGAGCACCGGCCTGGCCCGCGCCCGTGAACTGGCGGGCCTGCCGCACGACGCGCCGGCCTGGAACGTCACGCCGAAGAATCACGGTCCCCTGCCGCAGTTCGCGCAGGAAGCCGCGCAGGCCACCAGCGTCAGCGTGTGGCCCTTCGGCAATGAGCGTGTGCTGACGTGGTTCGATCAGGACGTGCGCGTGCGCTGA
- a CDS encoding M3 family oligoendopeptidase, translating into MTTADMPRWRTDDLYASLTDPQLDQDLAALGQDVQALETLFDTHAVRAGSPVTPAATDAALGELNAVLTRLGRVRAFVYAFVTTDSRDETAQARMAALTTLSLPLGPLGARLTAWLGGLDDAAVSDLLEQSAEARAHEHRLRRAAELARHQMTPPEEDLAARLHPASGGGWNKLHGNVSSTLKGEYRGQPLPVTALRALASDPDPQVRQDAYHAEVAAWKTQETVFAACMNGVKGEEGTLSARRGFTDPVAPSLISNGIDRQTLDAMQAAVVRSLPDFRRYFRAKARHLGKTQLDWWDLFAPVGQSETHWDYAAGEAFVQRQFRAYSPALGDFAARAFRERWIDAGPRDGKRSGAFCMKWSGADSRILMNHDPSLDSVSTLAHELGHAYHNVQLGGLRPLQQETPMTLAETASIFCETIIQNAALATAQGAERLYVLETQLMGHAQVVVDIHSRFLFEQAVFERRAAGDLNPSDLNTLMVQAQRDTYGDALNTPHPYMWAVKPHYYGRSFYNYPYTFGLLFGLGLYAQYEQARAQGQEADFQARYDALLAATGQATPLALAARFGIDLHAPDFWEGSLNVIRRQIDAYEATTQA; encoded by the coding sequence ATGACCACAGCCGACATGCCCCGCTGGCGCACCGACGACCTGTATGCCAGCCTGACCGACCCGCAACTGGACCAGGACCTCGCCGCGCTCGGGCAGGACGTGCAGGCCCTGGAAACACTGTTCGACACGCACGCCGTCCGCGCCGGGTCGCCCGTCACGCCCGCCGCCACCGACGCCGCGCTGGGCGAACTGAACGCCGTCCTGACCCGCCTGGGCCGCGTGCGCGCCTTCGTGTACGCCTTCGTGACCACCGACAGCCGCGACGAGACCGCCCAGGCCCGCATGGCCGCCCTGACTACCCTGAGCCTGCCGCTCGGGCCGCTGGGCGCCCGCCTGACCGCGTGGCTGGGCGGCCTGGACGACGCGGCCGTTAGCGACCTGCTGGAGCAGAGCGCCGAGGCCCGCGCGCACGAGCACCGCCTGCGCCGCGCAGCCGAACTGGCCCGCCATCAGATGACCCCGCCCGAGGAGGACCTCGCCGCGCGGCTGCACCCCGCCAGCGGCGGCGGCTGGAACAAACTGCACGGCAACGTCTCCAGCACCCTGAAAGGCGAGTACCGGGGCCAGCCCCTGCCCGTGACCGCCCTGCGCGCCCTGGCCAGCGACCCCGACCCGCAGGTGCGCCAGGATGCCTACCACGCCGAGGTGGCCGCCTGGAAGACCCAGGAGACCGTGTTCGCCGCCTGCATGAACGGCGTCAAGGGCGAGGAGGGCACCCTGTCCGCCCGGCGCGGCTTCACCGACCCCGTCGCCCCCAGCCTGATCAGCAACGGCATCGACCGCCAGACGCTGGACGCCATGCAGGCCGCTGTCGTCCGCTCCCTGCCGGACTTCCGCCGGTACTTCCGCGCCAAGGCCCGCCACCTGGGCAAGACGCAACTGGACTGGTGGGACCTGTTCGCCCCGGTGGGCCAGAGCGAAACCCACTGGGACTACGCTGCCGGGGAGGCGTTCGTGCAGCGCCAGTTCCGCGCGTACAGCCCCGCCCTGGGCGACTTCGCCGCCCGCGCCTTCCGTGAACGCTGGATCGACGCCGGCCCCCGCGACGGCAAACGCAGCGGCGCGTTCTGCATGAAATGGTCCGGAGCGGACAGCCGCATCCTGATGAACCACGACCCCAGCCTCGACTCGGTCAGCACCCTGGCGCACGAACTGGGCCACGCGTACCACAACGTGCAGCTCGGCGGCCTGCGCCCCCTTCAGCAGGAGACGCCCATGACCCTCGCGGAGACCGCCAGCATCTTCTGCGAGACGATCATCCAGAACGCCGCGCTGGCCACCGCGCAGGGCGCCGAGCGCCTGTACGTCCTCGAAACGCAGCTGATGGGCCACGCGCAGGTCGTCGTGGACATCCACAGCCGCTTCCTGTTCGAGCAGGCCGTCTTCGAACGCCGCGCCGCCGGCGACCTGAACCCCAGTGACCTGAACACCCTGATGGTCCAGGCCCAGCGCGACACCTACGGCGACGCCCTGAACACCCCGCATCCGTACATGTGGGCCGTCAAACCGCACTACTACGGCCGGAGCTTCTACAACTACCCGTACACCTTCGGGCTGCTGTTCGGGCTGGGCCTGTACGCCCAGTACGAACAGGCCCGCGCCCAGGGCCAGGAGGCGGACTTCCAGGCCCGCTACGACGCCCTGCTGGCCGCCACCGGACAGGCCACCCCACTGGCCCTCGCCGCGCGCTTCGGCATCGACCTGCACGCCCCGGACTTCTGGGAAGGCAGCCTGAACGTCATCCGCCGCCAGATCGACGCCTACGAGGCCACCACGCAGGCGTAA
- a CDS encoding carbohydrate ABC transporter permease — protein MEEQTHENLSPAQRLGRAAALAALIVGGFFPFIWMLLTSLKTEGELQKFPVQYLPSKLDFSNYARVFSEQPFAQFFFNSLTVSLLSTVLCIAAAVPAAYALARLNLRGRGLLMTAVVAFSMFPVVSLLIPLFRLMRGANLLNTYPALILPYAALSLPIGILTLVAFFSAIPRDLESAAMVDGTTRVGALTRVVLPLSAPGVVTAALLVFVNSWNEFLLALSFNTKLSMRTVSVGVTLYQGEFAFPWPLIAAAVVVATVPLVLLIAIFQKRFVSGLTAGGVKA, from the coding sequence ATGGAAGAACAGACACACGAGAACCTGAGCCCCGCCCAGCGCCTGGGCCGCGCCGCCGCGCTGGCCGCCCTGATCGTGGGCGGGTTCTTCCCGTTCATCTGGATGCTGCTGACCAGCCTGAAAACCGAAGGCGAGCTTCAGAAGTTCCCGGTGCAGTACCTGCCCTCGAAACTGGATTTCAGCAATTACGCCCGGGTGTTCAGCGAGCAGCCGTTCGCGCAGTTCTTCTTCAACTCGCTGACCGTCAGCCTCCTGAGCACCGTGCTGTGCATCGCGGCCGCCGTGCCCGCCGCGTACGCCCTGGCCCGCCTGAACCTGCGCGGGCGCGGCCTGCTCATGACGGCCGTCGTGGCGTTCAGCATGTTCCCGGTCGTCAGCCTCCTGATTCCGCTGTTCCGCCTGATGCGCGGCGCGAACCTGCTGAACACCTACCCCGCCCTGATCCTCCCCTACGCCGCGCTGAGCCTGCCCATCGGCATCCTGACGCTGGTGGCGTTCTTCAGCGCCATCCCCCGCGACCTCGAATCGGCCGCCATGGTAGACGGCACCACCCGCGTGGGCGCCCTGACCCGCGTGGTCCTGCCACTCTCCGCGCCGGGCGTCGTGACGGCCGCGCTGCTGGTGTTCGTGAACTCCTGGAACGAATTCCTGCTGGCCCTGAGCTTCAACACCAAACTGTCCATGCGGACCGTGTCCGTCGGCGTGACCCTCTACCAGGGCGAATTCGCGTTCCCCTGGCCGCTGATCGCCGCCGCCGTCGTGGTCGCCA
- a CDS encoding carbohydrate ABC transporter permease, which translates to MTTPNPTPARRPRREPSEAQLAALLLLPAAALLLGVLLFPMLTTFRDSLYLNKLTEPWLTGFVGLKQYAQMLEDPRFGQALRNTLFFGVMTVGGSFLVGIPMALAAHLPGRTRGLARVALLLPWAMPPVITGLIFAWLFNAQYGVFNDLLVRAGLIDEPLRWLSTPGLSVLAMVVTIVWKTSSFVALIVLGGLQGIPKEMIEAAQVDGATPTQTFFRVILPLLAPSLAVAFIFRTISAVQVFDIPYTFIQQAPAQGLLETLGVYIYRTGIEFLDFGYAATLSVALFALSLAVTAVYVRFVRDGANS; encoded by the coding sequence ATGACCACACCCAACCCCACCCCGGCCCGCCGACCCCGCCGGGAACCCAGCGAGGCGCAACTGGCCGCGCTGCTGCTGCTTCCGGCCGCCGCACTGCTGCTGGGCGTCCTGCTGTTCCCGATGCTGACCACCTTCCGTGACAGCCTGTACCTGAACAAACTGACCGAACCGTGGCTGACGGGCTTCGTGGGCCTCAAACAGTACGCGCAGATGCTGGAGGACCCCCGCTTCGGGCAGGCGCTGCGTAACACCCTGTTCTTCGGCGTGATGACCGTCGGCGGTTCGTTCCTGGTCGGGATTCCCATGGCGCTCGCCGCGCACCTGCCGGGCCGGACCCGCGGACTGGCGCGCGTGGCGCTGCTGCTGCCGTGGGCCATGCCGCCCGTCATCACGGGCCTGATCTTCGCGTGGCTGTTCAACGCGCAGTACGGCGTGTTCAACGACCTGCTGGTCCGCGCCGGGCTCATCGACGAGCCGCTGCGCTGGCTCAGCACGCCGGGCCTCAGCGTCCTGGCGATGGTCGTCACGATCGTCTGGAAGACCAGTTCCTTCGTGGCGCTGATCGTGCTGGGCGGCCTTCAGGGCATCCCGAAAGAGATGATCGAGGCGGCGCAGGTGGACGGCGCGACCCCCACCCAGACGTTCTTCCGGGTGATCCTGCCGCTGCTGGCCCCCAGTCTCGCCGTGGCGTTCATCTTCCGGACCATCAGCGCCGTGCAGGTGTTCGACATCCCGTACACCTTCATTCAGCAGGCGCCCGCACAGGGCCTGCTGGAGACGCTGGGCGTGTACATCTACCGCACGGGCATCGAATTCCTGGACTTCGGGTACGCCGCGACCCTCAGCGTCGCGCTGTTCGCCCTGAGTCTGGCCGTGACCGCCGTGTACGTCCGCTTCGTGCGGGACGGAGCGAACTCCTGA
- a CDS encoding ABC transporter substrate-binding protein translates to MRTRITLSLALAAATLLSGASAATTTLNVFMGSQQRPEIFQPLFDRFQKQNPNIRIKIETGGATSEAQNQYLTTVLAAKDSTLDIFLIDVVRTATFAAAGWAEPLDAYLPSKDTYLKAFLSGPINAATVNGKLYAMPAFTDAQFLYYRKDLLEKYKAKVPKTWEELAATAARIQKAEGGSLQGFNFQGAPIEGTVCNFLEMTWTGGGSADDVTSPAAKQGLNFLVNAVKTKLAPAASAEMKTDDSRQQFQAGNVLFGLNWSYAWAHFQGNSPQPTKVKGDVGVAALPAFGKNATATCTGGWEWGVNAFGKNKAASVKLLQFMASSGVQQEMAVKGAYLPVRKSLYNDRSVLAANPHFKALYPIVTKARPRPVTPAYPRVSEIIRNNVSAAVAGSKTVDAALSDMKRDLTPLLK, encoded by the coding sequence ATGCGCACCCGAATCACCCTGTCCCTCGCCCTGGCCGCCGCCACCCTCCTGAGCGGAGCCAGCGCCGCCACCACCACCCTGAACGTCTTCATGGGCAGCCAGCAACGCCCGGAAATCTTCCAGCCGCTGTTCGACCGCTTCCAGAAACAGAACCCGAACATCAGGATCAAGATCGAAACCGGCGGCGCCACCAGCGAAGCCCAGAACCAGTACCTGACCACCGTCCTGGCCGCCAAGGACAGCACCCTGGACATCTTCCTGATCGACGTGGTCCGCACCGCCACCTTCGCCGCCGCCGGGTGGGCCGAACCGCTCGACGCCTACCTGCCCAGCAAGGACACCTACCTGAAAGCCTTCCTGAGCGGCCCCATCAACGCCGCCACCGTGAATGGCAAGCTGTACGCCATGCCCGCCTTCACCGACGCGCAGTTCCTGTACTACCGCAAGGACCTGCTCGAGAAGTACAAGGCCAAGGTCCCCAAGACCTGGGAGGAACTCGCCGCGACCGCCGCCCGCATCCAGAAAGCCGAGGGCGGTAGCCTCCAGGGCTTCAACTTCCAGGGCGCGCCCATCGAGGGCACCGTCTGCAACTTCCTGGAAATGACCTGGACCGGCGGCGGCAGCGCGGACGACGTGACCAGCCCCGCCGCCAAACAGGGCCTGAACTTCCTGGTGAACGCCGTGAAGACCAAACTGGCCCCCGCCGCCAGCGCCGAGATGAAAACCGACGACTCCCGCCAGCAGTTCCAGGCCGGGAACGTCCTGTTCGGCCTGAACTGGAGTTACGCCTGGGCGCACTTCCAGGGCAACAGCCCCCAGCCCACCAAGGTCAAGGGCGACGTGGGCGTGGCCGCGCTGCCCGCCTTCGGCAAGAACGCCACCGCCACCTGCACCGGCGGCTGGGAATGGGGCGTGAACGCCTTCGGCAAGAACAAGGCCGCCAGCGTGAAACTCCTGCAATTCATGGCCAGCAGCGGCGTGCAGCAGGAAATGGCCGTCAAGGGCGCGTACCTGCCGGTCCGCAAGAGCCTGTACAACGACCGAAGCGTGCTGGCCGCCAACCCGCACTTCAAGGCCCTGTACCCCATCGTGACCAAGGCCCGCCCGCGCCCCGTCACGCCCGCCTACCCGCGCGTCAGCGAGATCATCCGCAACAACGTCTCGGCCGCCGTCGCCGGCAGCAAGACCGTGGACGCCGCCCTGAGCGACATGAAACGCGACCTGACCCCGCTGCTGAAGTAA
- a CDS encoding TetR/AcrR family transcriptional regulator — MARKVNPIQDRARRAALEKAAYLAIYERGYAGVTLADIAAHAGVSRGTLVYHFGSRAGLLAAVMRRFSRTIAVATRRAVRQAGSPDGKLRAYVDNQFYGLENTRRFYTVSLDFLAAATRDPALMEVQRAFLADSLAVDLELARLSGEAGAQGRARLLRALVEGLSVRFLADPDPDLGAYRADCLSGLRAVLGWEAEG; from the coding sequence ATGGCGCGCAAGGTGAATCCCATTCAGGACCGTGCGCGGCGGGCGGCGCTGGAGAAGGCGGCGTACCTGGCGATCTACGAGCGGGGCTATGCGGGCGTGACGCTGGCGGACATCGCGGCGCATGCGGGCGTGAGCCGGGGCACGCTGGTGTATCACTTCGGCAGCCGGGCGGGGCTGCTGGCGGCCGTCATGCGGCGCTTCTCGCGGACCATTGCGGTGGCGACGCGGCGCGCGGTGCGGCAGGCCGGGTCGCCGGACGGGAAGCTGCGCGCGTACGTGGACAACCAGTTTTACGGTCTGGAGAACACCCGGCGGTTCTACACGGTGTCGCTGGATTTCCTGGCGGCAGCCACGCGCGACCCGGCGCTGATGGAGGTGCAGCGGGCGTTCCTGGCGGATTCGCTGGCGGTGGATCTGGAACTGGCGCGGCTGTCCGGCGAGGCGGGCGCGCAGGGGCGGGCGCGGCTGCTGCGGGCGCTGGTCGAGGGCCTCAGCGTGCGTTTTCTGGCGGACCCGGACCCGGACCTGGGTGCGTACCGCGCAGACTGCCTGAGTGGCCTGCGGGCCGTGCTGGGCTGGGAGGCGGAGGGGTAA